Proteins from a genomic interval of Desulfonatronum sp. SC1:
- a CDS encoding DUF4150 domain-containing protein: MFQLTMMGGMMTGFPDVCLTPTPVGPIPIPYPNISTGVTTNPATTALTVLTDCMPSHNQMSEVIISNGDNPGVNLGVASGMVMGPSEFILGSLTVLKQGMPAQRLTSMTGHNGLSMNCPGVCLAPSQVTVMVMG; the protein is encoded by the coding sequence ATGTTTCAATTGACCATGATGGGCGGAATGATGACGGGCTTTCCGGACGTCTGCCTGACGCCCACGCCCGTGGGCCCGATTCCCATCCCCTACCCGAACATCTCCACCGGAGTGACCACCAATCCGGCCACCACGGCCCTGACCGTGCTTACGGACTGCATGCCGTCCCACAACCAGATGTCCGAGGTGATCATCAGCAACGGCGACAATCCCGGCGTGAACCTGGGCGTGGCCTCGGGCATGGTCATGGGGCCGTCGGAATTCATCCTGGGCAGCCTGACCGTGCTCAAACAGGGCATGCCGGCCCAGCGCCTGACCAGCATGACCGGCCACAACGGCCTGTCCATGAACTGCCCCGGCGTCTGCTTGGCCCCGAGCCAGGTTACCGTGATGGTCATGGGGTGA
- a CDS encoding DUF3540 domain-containing protein encodes MPQAARKIESAQPVLEYATVENRSGEGFVVCTAYGRMQAQRAKSCLLMPDQGDQILLSVDRFGRAYVLAVLVRGDADTVNRLSFNGPTRLEISDGDMSLSAQAGITLNSPTQVSMTAPELNIHAAQAEIGLEETHFTGKSFSANIERIRTMARNVDSFMHHLVQRMTSSFRQVREHDETQAASARQLVQGTLTVQTGNSVHTAEGHVKIDAEQIHLG; translated from the coding sequence ATGCCGCAAGCCGCGCGGAAAATCGAATCCGCCCAACCCGTCCTGGAGTATGCCACCGTGGAGAACCGGAGCGGTGAAGGATTTGTCGTTTGCACCGCCTACGGCCGGATGCAGGCCCAAAGGGCAAAGAGTTGTCTGCTGATGCCGGATCAGGGCGACCAGATCCTGCTGTCCGTGGATCGCTTCGGCCGGGCCTATGTCCTGGCCGTTCTGGTCCGCGGCGATGCGGACACGGTCAACCGGCTTTCCTTCAACGGCCCCACCCGCCTGGAAATCTCCGATGGAGATATGTCTCTGTCCGCCCAGGCCGGAATTACGCTGAATTCGCCGACCCAGGTCAGCATGACCGCGCCGGAGCTGAACATCCATGCAGCCCAGGCGGAAATCGGTCTGGAAGAAACACATTTTACCGGAAAATCCTTCAGCGCGAACATCGAGCGAATCCGCACCATGGCCCGCAACGTGGACAGCTTCATGCACCATCTGGTGCAGCGCATGACCTCCTCCTTTCGCCAGGTCCGGGAGCACGACGAGACCCAGGCTGCCTCGGCCCGCCAACTGGTGCAGGGCACGTTGACCGTGCAAACCGGCAACAGCGTGCATACGGCCGAGGGCCATGTGAAGATCGACGCCGAACAGATTCATCTGGGATAA
- a CDS encoding type VI secretion system Vgr family protein produces the protein MPTLKENAFTFVSQALPEDTFTVVRFSGEEGLSTLYRFEILLVSEKEDVDLTAVLQNPATLTIKGRFSGAEDLPYHGILSSFEQMHQAGEYVFYRAELRPKAWWLTLTHHNQIFLNKKLHEYLSEVLEDGGLLHGLDFEFQLQEKETPREYVCQYGESHFAFVSRWMEWDGIYYWFEQGEQGEKLIASDTLIAHVPLSGHETMTYSPPSGLDAGEADHVIKRFTLKQSPLPKNVLLKDYNYMKPSLDLEGKAPVQDGGRGEIYLYGENFLDKSEGDHLAKIRAEEYRCREKVFHGLSSIPALRPGYAFQMQRHFREEFNQGYLTTHVRHEGSQEHYLLSGLGLTDLDAKDDLFYRNTFECIPASTQFRPPRATPKPRMAGTLSAKVDAAGSGKYAELDKHGRYKVILPFDLSGRKEGKASAYLRMMQPYAGEGMGFHAPLHKGTEVLLSFIEADPDRPVIAGAVPNPETPSPVNDANQTQVRLLSGGGNVMHMEDEEGKQRMLMHTPSANTFIRLGAPNDPATGAPNDTDDDTFYDTKEHEDEQDDRLDELETEWGVRLFTDKLLKVQAGGENTIILGNSFELIAGGEENVVVGVSAEANLISKFGFTAAIQGEWAPEKLNMHLSHSKLETEVHQLSGSVNTLRADHNTLDGTVTQLRADHNTLDGTVTQLRADHNTLDGTVNQLRADHNTLDGTVNQLRADHNTLDGTVNQLRGDHNALAGTVNNLSGDHNALAGAVNNLNDSVNNLTVEQTFISVEQTTISTTIILM, from the coding sequence ATGCCGACCCTGAAAGAGAATGCCTTTACCTTTGTCAGCCAGGCCCTGCCCGAGGACACGTTCACGGTGGTTCGTTTTTCCGGGGAGGAGGGGCTTTCGACTCTCTATCGGTTCGAAATTCTTTTGGTTTCGGAGAAGGAGGACGTGGATCTGACCGCGGTGCTTCAAAATCCGGCCACCTTGACCATCAAGGGCCGGTTTTCCGGAGCCGAGGACCTGCCCTATCACGGCATCCTCTCCTCTTTCGAGCAGATGCATCAGGCCGGAGAGTATGTCTTTTACCGCGCCGAGCTGCGGCCCAAGGCTTGGTGGCTGACCCTGACCCACCACAACCAGATTTTTCTGAACAAGAAGCTGCACGAGTATTTATCCGAAGTGCTGGAGGATGGCGGCCTGCTGCACGGGCTGGATTTCGAATTTCAACTACAGGAGAAAGAGACTCCCAGGGAGTACGTCTGCCAGTACGGCGAGTCCCATTTCGCTTTTGTTTCGCGGTGGATGGAGTGGGACGGCATCTACTACTGGTTTGAACAGGGAGAGCAGGGCGAAAAACTGATCGCCTCGGACACGTTGATCGCCCATGTCCCGCTTTCCGGCCATGAAACCATGACCTATTCCCCGCCTTCCGGCCTGGACGCCGGGGAGGCGGACCACGTGATCAAGCGCTTCACCCTCAAGCAGAGCCCTCTGCCCAAAAACGTCCTGCTCAAGGATTACAACTACATGAAGCCCAGCCTGGACCTGGAAGGCAAGGCCCCTGTTCAGGACGGGGGGCGCGGTGAAATTTATCTTTATGGGGAAAACTTCCTGGACAAAAGCGAAGGCGATCACTTGGCCAAAATCCGGGCCGAGGAGTATCGTTGCCGGGAGAAGGTTTTTCACGGCCTGTCCTCCATCCCGGCCCTGCGTCCGGGATATGCCTTTCAGATGCAGCGGCATTTTCGGGAGGAATTCAACCAGGGCTACCTGACGACCCATGTCCGGCACGAGGGCAGTCAGGAGCATTATCTGCTCAGCGGCCTGGGGCTGACGGATCTGGATGCCAAGGATGATCTGTTTTACCGCAACACCTTCGAATGCATTCCCGCCTCGACCCAGTTCCGCCCGCCACGAGCCACGCCCAAGCCGCGCATGGCCGGCACCTTGTCCGCCAAGGTCGATGCGGCGGGCAGCGGCAAATACGCGGAATTGGACAAACACGGTCGATATAAAGTGATCCTGCCCTTTGACCTGTCCGGACGCAAGGAAGGCAAGGCTTCGGCCTACCTGCGGATGATGCAGCCCTACGCCGGGGAGGGCATGGGGTTTCATGCGCCGCTGCACAAGGGCACGGAGGTTTTGCTGTCCTTCATCGAGGCCGACCCGGACCGCCCGGTCATTGCCGGGGCCGTGCCCAATCCCGAGACCCCCAGCCCGGTCAATGACGCTAACCAGACCCAGGTTCGCCTGCTTTCCGGCGGCGGCAACGTGATGCACATGGAGGACGAGGAGGGCAAGCAGCGGATGCTGATGCACACGCCTTCGGCCAACACTTTCATCCGGCTGGGTGCGCCCAATGATCCGGCCACGGGGGCTCCGAATGATACGGATGACGATACTTTCTACGATACTAAAGAACATGAGGACGAACAGGATGATAGACTTGATGAGCTGGAAACCGAGTGGGGGGTCCGTCTGTTCACGGACAAGCTGCTCAAGGTGCAGGCCGGAGGCGAGAATACGATCATTCTCGGCAACTCCTTCGAACTCATTGCCGGAGGGGAGGAAAACGTCGTGGTCGGAGTCTCCGCCGAGGCCAACCTGATCTCCAAGTTCGGTTTTACCGCGGCGATACAGGGTGAATGGGCTCCGGAAAAGCTCAACATGCACCTGTCGCACAGCAAGCTCGAGACGGAAGTGCATCAGCTCAGTGGCTCCGTGAACACCCTGCGCGCCGACCACAACACCCTTGACGGCACGGTGACCCAATTGCGCGCTGACCACAACACCCTTGACGGCACGGTGACCCAATTACGCGCCGACCACAACACCCTTGACGGCACGGTGAACCAACTGCGCGCCGACCACAACACCCTTGACGGCACGGTGAACCAATTGCGAGCCGACCACAACACCCTTGACGGCACGGTGAACCAGTTGCGCGGGGATCACAACGCCCTCGCGGGCACGGTGAACAACTTGAGCGGAGATCACAACGCCCTTGCGGGCGCGGTGAACAACCTCAACGACAGCGTGAACAACCTGACCGTGGAGCAAACGTTCATTTCCGTCGAGCAAACCACCATTTCCACGACGATCATCCTCATGTAA
- a CDS encoding pentapeptide repeat-containing protein, with protein MSVLTREQVLQAVAANRTLDMDLSGIDLTGADLRGARFFGTDLRGAGLSRADISRTGFKDCDLRGADLSQTEWNRMNIQGLNMEGASLRGATIHMCMMQKARLAGADCTGARIGWSMGQESDFSGADLSDARLEKMVFSRAVFSHANLSRAVLDRVVFLEAVLDGLRLEAAALEKVMLRNCVLTGFSFAGMVLNQVQFDGCDLRQADFRQANLNMSNFSGADLGGANFERCQGQYVMFLGAKCLGTRFVKANLPQAIFNEATLEAADLSEANLVNGQFERAACRTTRFTSASLHHANFSHAELLDCDFRKATLYMGRMHKTKTDGSRFDDAVTVLLRGTDEELAQAEDWTLPSPS; from the coding sequence ATGAGCGTGTTGACGCGCGAACAGGTGCTCCAGGCCGTGGCCGCAAACCGCACCCTGGACATGGACCTTTCCGGGATTGATCTGACCGGCGCGGATTTGCGGGGCGCGCGCTTTTTCGGCACGGACCTGCGCGGGGCCGGATTGTCCCGGGCGGACATTTCCCGGACCGGATTCAAGGACTGCGACCTGCGCGGAGCCGATCTCTCCCAGACGGAATGGAACAGGATGAACATTCAGGGCCTGAACATGGAGGGCGCGTCCCTGCGCGGAGCGACCATTCACATGTGCATGATGCAGAAGGCCCGTCTGGCCGGGGCCGACTGCACCGGGGCGCGGATCGGCTGGTCCATGGGCCAGGAAAGCGACTTCAGCGGCGCGGACCTGAGCGACGCCCGCCTGGAAAAAATGGTCTTTTCCCGCGCGGTCTTTTCCCATGCGAACCTGAGCCGGGCCGTCCTGGACCGGGTGGTCTTCCTGGAAGCCGTGCTGGACGGCCTGCGCCTGGAAGCCGCGGCCCTGGAAAAGGTCATGCTGCGAAACTGCGTCCTGACGGGGTTTTCCTTTGCCGGGATGGTCCTGAATCAGGTCCAGTTCGACGGCTGCGACCTGCGCCAGGCCGATTTTCGCCAAGCCAACCTGAACATGAGCAACTTTTCCGGGGCCGATCTGGGCGGGGCGAATTTCGAGCGCTGCCAGGGGCAGTACGTGATGTTCCTGGGCGCGAAATGTCTGGGGACGCGGTTTGTCAAAGCCAACCTCCCCCAGGCCATTTTCAACGAAGCGACGCTGGAGGCGGCCGATCTGTCCGAGGCCAACCTGGTCAACGGCCAGTTCGAAAGGGCCGCTTGCCGGACCACGCGCTTCACCTCCGCCAGCCTGCACCACGCCAACTTCTCCCACGCCGAACTGCTGGACTGCGACTTCAGAAAGGCCACCCTGTACATGGGCCGGATGCACAAGACCAAAACCGACGGTTCCCGGTTCGACGACGCGGTGACCGTGCTGTTGCGGGGAACGGACGAGGAACTGGCCCAGGCCGAAGACTGGACGTTACCGTCGCCATCATAA
- a CDS encoding pentapeptide repeat-containing protein translates to MTRNELTRKELTRKELVDAIARDDTIEDQDLSGMDLTGLDLSGARFENCLLAQADFRGAQIQRTGFNHCVLLGANMSNTDLTQVLWMNMDLTGVNLSGTRLEKAVLTGATLTDADLSGADLTRTVLDNAVLDGARLNKAVLFKTVLFQASLKGADLGQADLTRTVFFKADLTGANLRGAKVHKAFLRDCALGGQDFSGGEFSCVQAGGADLTGANFSGADVNRSNFMGAKLIDADFSKANAFGAVFMEADLHRARFGQAVLPNACFEGARLGGADFTKARMEQSIMARIVCPGAIFAGADCTYCDFSHADLSAADFTNAKLFRAKMHRVTEEHTNWTGSTRDLALGTDRDLAEAEQWNENTRKRYTGLG, encoded by the coding sequence ATGACCAGAAATGAACTGACACGAAAGGAACTGACACGAAAGGAACTGGTGGACGCCATTGCCCGGGACGATACCATTGAGGACCAGGATCTGTCCGGGATGGACCTGACCGGGTTGGATTTGAGCGGAGCCCGTTTCGAGAACTGCCTGCTCGCCCAGGCGGATTTTCGCGGGGCGCAGATCCAGCGCACCGGCTTCAACCACTGCGTATTGCTGGGCGCGAATATGAGCAATACGGACCTGACCCAGGTTTTGTGGATGAACATGGACCTGACCGGCGTCAATCTATCCGGAACCAGGCTGGAAAAAGCCGTGCTCACCGGAGCCACATTGACCGACGCGGACCTTTCCGGCGCGGACCTGACCCGTACGGTCCTGGACAACGCCGTGCTGGACGGGGCGCGACTGAACAAGGCCGTCTTGTTCAAGACCGTGCTGTTCCAGGCCTCGCTCAAGGGCGCGGACCTCGGCCAGGCGGATTTGACCCGCACGGTGTTTTTCAAGGCTGATCTGACCGGAGCCAATCTGCGCGGCGCCAAGGTCCACAAGGCTTTTTTGCGGGACTGTGCCCTTGGCGGGCAGGATTTTTCCGGTGGCGAATTCTCCTGTGTGCAAGCCGGCGGCGCGGACCTGACCGGAGCCAATTTTTCCGGAGCGGATGTGAACCGTTCCAACTTCATGGGCGCAAAACTGATTGACGCTGATTTCAGCAAGGCCAACGCCTTTGGCGCGGTGTTCATGGAGGCGGATCTGCACCGGGCCAGGTTCGGACAGGCCGTGTTGCCCAATGCCTGCTTCGAGGGCGCGCGACTGGGCGGAGCGGATTTTACCAAAGCCCGGATGGAGCAGAGCATCATGGCCAGGATCGTCTGCCCCGGCGCGATATTTGCCGGAGCGGACTGCACCTATTGCGATTTTTCCCACGCGGATCTGAGCGCCGCCGACTTCACCAACGCCAAGCTCTTCCGAGCAAAGATGCACCGCGTCACCGAAGAACACACGAACTGGACCGGCTCCACCCGGGACTTGGCCCTGGGCACGGACCGCGACTTGGCCGAGGCCGAGCAGTGGAATGAAAACACCAGAAAACGCTATACTGGTTTAGGCTGA
- a CDS encoding DUF2169 domain-containing protein, whose amino-acid sequence MKVFKDKTVSPLFRPIGIGGETWLCVAGLVFFDLLDPDALDTEQNMWAALPGQLGQPMIIDQVVPKPRGEVLVSGACFQPDGVARPAHKAGFRVGGVRKEVAVFGERFWSHGGITDPKPFVSLPLSWEYAFGGEGFERNPLGRGAAEVVGPDGAPLHPLPNIEHPARLIGAPTDRPEPACFGPVDQTWPQRKAKAGTYDDAWLKTRWPWFPDDMNYEYFNQAQEDQFLADGFFHGGEQVEITGMHPRRQLITTHLPRLRLRTFVTLDTTWKPHQWPPGPLPSEPLRDTDEFREITTHLETVWLFPSLLRGLLIFRGMTRIRDESLGDAARLLLALEDMGDGPKSIEHYRDELARRLHRGADIDMAPFEQAKEKLTPLLRRLGSIPKEIDDARQKALGNRPSMPLPSTAQFADLSAKLLADGHSTLNGLEAKARELHARFGHATVVDLTIFDRFRAKLGAMDEKVTASLAKADQTRAKLDQVQKDAVSRLRANMPQQFDSEKLKDAELALDDPLKPKSLGPWHDAGFPLLVEARRSVDLDDPARTVLKKLGFESRTWKRHWFGATRNPVAFQPRDWGVDQEAFLSLPPGLWLPRFDGKKLISLRVRPFDPDGALPEHPDRDVVVPGSDPEPLFLPAATLIDLPGLPAAASAPVVVAGDPFAAIFLEQEIGDCCSILTLASPAEQPGKEAAQALQQAEAVLVVLPETAHPDGRLITAWRAVLPMMIPAVLPKGSTVFEAHRRKQDVRGFLLGLLPPDLAEAHRREIVLPEPGKPPSGSPLQGSLAMPDLKAIIPGVILEVRQAMEARMQPLKDEMEARQAGMMQRTKDMLRRAGQDPSVVDKAMSAKPGGSLQESGEQFAGALKGQKESLRQAGQLTPERASEFDKVIADITSRTREADAKFAAAKQELAAKKQELEQGLARLKAMEPPEEAKAKLAAHGLDPDKIRPLTREEVMDRHARGESLSGAILSGVDLSNLDLTGADLTMTQLTKTKFTKTILDKAVMIKCMAGETDFSGASLRGADLGRAVLRKASFAGADLQGVRIQQAVFRESDLSAANLSGMDAEMAVIEKSKLKGARLDSANLRMCILADTDLTGATFAKASMARCLVNRCVLDRATFREATLNRTMFQACRGEKVVFSGANMDHARTAKQTDFSGADLTGASLRQASLRDTDFHGASFAGANLDEAIVENCRLTEAGLKGVSARKVRFLGSNLELADLRGANLMSGSVKRSRLVQADLTLANLYGVDFYKAVLGETRLDGALLKRSLLEKGREEFFS is encoded by the coding sequence ATGAAAGTCTTCAAGGATAAAACCGTCTCCCCGCTCTTCCGGCCCATCGGCATCGGCGGCGAAACATGGCTGTGCGTGGCCGGGCTGGTCTTTTTCGACCTGCTCGATCCGGACGCCCTGGACACCGAGCAGAACATGTGGGCCGCTCTGCCCGGCCAGTTGGGACAGCCGATGATCATCGACCAGGTCGTGCCCAAGCCGCGAGGGGAGGTGCTGGTCTCCGGGGCCTGCTTCCAGCCCGACGGGGTGGCCCGCCCGGCGCACAAGGCCGGGTTTCGCGTGGGCGGAGTGCGCAAGGAGGTGGCGGTTTTCGGCGAGCGTTTCTGGAGCCATGGAGGGATTACCGATCCCAAGCCCTTCGTCTCCCTGCCCCTGTCCTGGGAGTACGCTTTTGGCGGCGAAGGGTTTGAGCGCAATCCCCTGGGCAGGGGAGCCGCTGAGGTCGTCGGCCCGGACGGAGCGCCCCTCCACCCGCTGCCGAACATCGAGCATCCGGCCCGGCTGATCGGCGCGCCCACGGACCGGCCCGAACCGGCCTGCTTCGGCCCCGTGGATCAGACCTGGCCCCAGCGCAAAGCCAAGGCCGGCACCTATGACGACGCCTGGCTGAAGACCCGCTGGCCCTGGTTCCCGGACGACATGAACTACGAGTACTTCAACCAGGCCCAGGAAGATCAGTTTCTGGCCGATGGCTTTTTCCATGGCGGAGAGCAGGTGGAAATCACGGGAATGCACCCCCGGCGCCAACTGATAACCACACATCTGCCCCGGTTGCGGCTGCGGACCTTCGTGACCCTGGACACGACCTGGAAGCCGCACCAGTGGCCGCCCGGGCCGCTGCCTTCGGAGCCGCTCAGGGATACGGACGAATTCCGCGAAATCACCACCCATCTGGAGACGGTCTGGCTGTTTCCCTCCCTGTTGCGCGGTCTGCTCATTTTCCGGGGCATGACCCGGATCAGGGACGAAAGCCTGGGAGACGCCGCACGCCTGCTGCTGGCCCTTGAGGATATGGGCGACGGGCCCAAAAGCATCGAGCACTACCGGGACGAGCTGGCCCGCCGCCTGCACCGCGGCGCGGACATCGACATGGCCCCCTTTGAGCAGGCCAAGGAAAAGCTGACCCCCTTGCTGCGCCGTCTGGGCTCCATTCCCAAGGAGATCGACGACGCGCGGCAGAAGGCCTTGGGCAACCGCCCGTCCATGCCCCTGCCATCCACGGCCCAGTTCGCCGATCTTTCCGCGAAACTGCTGGCCGACGGGCACAGTACGCTCAACGGCCTGGAAGCCAAGGCCCGGGAGCTGCACGCCCGTTTCGGCCACGCCACGGTAGTGGACCTGACGATTTTCGACCGCTTCCGGGCCAAGCTGGGCGCGATGGACGAGAAGGTCACGGCGTCCCTGGCCAAGGCCGATCAGACCAGGGCAAAGCTGGACCAGGTCCAAAAAGACGCGGTATCCCGGTTGCGGGCGAACATGCCGCAGCAGTTCGACTCCGAAAAACTCAAGGACGCCGAACTGGCCCTGGATGATCCCCTGAAGCCGAAATCACTGGGCCCGTGGCATGATGCCGGATTTCCTCTGTTGGTGGAGGCTCGCCGGAGCGTGGATCTGGACGACCCGGCCCGGACCGTACTGAAAAAACTTGGTTTTGAAAGCCGGACCTGGAAGCGGCACTGGTTCGGAGCGACTCGGAATCCGGTTGCGTTTCAACCCCGGGATTGGGGAGTTGACCAGGAGGCCTTCCTGTCTCTGCCACCCGGCCTCTGGCTGCCCAGGTTTGACGGGAAAAAGCTGATCAGCCTGCGCGTCCGGCCTTTTGATCCCGACGGCGCATTGCCCGAGCATCCGGATCGGGACGTGGTCGTTCCCGGCTCCGACCCGGAGCCGCTGTTTCTGCCCGCGGCCACCTTGATCGACCTGCCCGGCCTGCCCGCGGCCGCCTCCGCTCCCGTGGTCGTGGCCGGGGATCCCTTCGCGGCGATCTTCCTGGAGCAGGAAATCGGGGATTGCTGCTCCATTCTCACCCTGGCCTCCCCGGCCGAGCAGCCGGGCAAGGAAGCCGCCCAGGCGTTGCAACAAGCCGAAGCCGTGCTGGTGGTTCTGCCTGAGACGGCGCATCCGGACGGCAGGCTGATCACCGCCTGGAGGGCCGTGCTGCCCATGATGATCCCGGCCGTGTTGCCCAAGGGGAGCACCGTGTTCGAGGCCCATCGCCGCAAGCAGGACGTGCGCGGCTTTCTGCTGGGCCTGCTGCCCCCGGACCTGGCCGAGGCCCACCGCCGGGAGATCGTGCTGCCCGAACCGGGCAAGCCGCCTTCCGGCTCGCCGCTGCAAGGCTCGCTGGCCATGCCGGACCTGAAGGCAATCATTCCCGGAGTCATCCTGGAGGTCCGCCAGGCCATGGAGGCCCGGATGCAGCCGCTCAAGGACGAGATGGAAGCCCGCCAGGCCGGGATGATGCAGCGGACCAAGGACATGCTGCGCCGGGCCGGTCAAGATCCGTCCGTGGTGGACAAGGCCATGTCCGCCAAGCCGGGCGGGTCGCTCCAGGAGTCCGGCGAGCAGTTCGCCGGCGCCCTCAAGGGCCAGAAGGAGTCCTTGCGCCAGGCCGGACAATTGACTCCGGAACGGGCCTCCGAGTTCGACAAGGTCATCGCGGACATCACCAGCCGCACCAGGGAGGCGGACGCCAAATTCGCCGCGGCGAAGCAGGAACTGGCCGCCAAGAAACAGGAATTGGAGCAGGGCCTGGCCAGGCTCAAGGCCATGGAGCCGCCGGAAGAGGCCAAGGCCAAGTTGGCGGCCCATGGATTGGACCCGGATAAAATCCGCCCCCTGACCCGGGAAGAGGTCATGGACCGGCATGCCCGGGGCGAGAGCCTTTCCGGGGCCATCCTCTCCGGAGTGGACCTCTCCAACCTGGACCTGACCGGCGCGGACCTGACCATGACCCAGTTGACCAAAACCAAATTCACGAAAACCATCCTGGACAAGGCCGTGATGATTAAGTGCATGGCCGGAGAGACCGACTTTTCCGGGGCCTCGCTGCGCGGGGCCGATCTGGGCCGGGCCGTGCTGCGCAAGGCCTCCTTCGCCGGGGCCGACCTTCAGGGAGTCCGGATTCAGCAGGCCGTGTTCCGGGAGTCGGACCTGAGCGCCGCGAACCTGAGCGGCATGGACGCCGAAATGGCCGTGATCGAGAAAAGCAAACTCAAAGGTGCCCGCCTGGATAGCGCCAACCTGCGCATGTGCATTCTGGCGGACACGGACCTGACCGGAGCGACGTTCGCCAAAGCCTCGATGGCGCGCTGCCTGGTCAACCGCTGCGTCCTGGACCGGGCGACCTTCCGCGAGGCGACGCTGAACCGGACCATGTTCCAGGCCTGCCGCGGCGAAAAGGTCGTTTTCTCCGGCGCGAACATGGATCATGCGCGCACGGCCAAGCAGACCGACTTCTCCGGCGCGGACCTGACCGGGGCCTCCCTGCGCCAGGCATCGCTGCGGGACACGGATTTCCACGGAGCGTCTTTCGCGGGCGCGAACCTGGACGAGGCCATCGTGGAGAACTGTCGCCTGACCGAGGCCGGACTGAAGGGGGTTTCGGCCCGCAAGGTCCGTTTTCTGGGTTCCAACCTGGAGCTGGCCGATCTGCGCGGCGCGAACCTGATGTCCGGCTCCGTGAAGCGCAGCCGTCTGGTCCAGGCCGATCTGACCCTGGCCAACCTCTACGGCGTGGACTTCTACAAGGCGGTCCTGGGCGAGACGCGTCTGGACGGGGCGCTGCTGAAACGCTCCCTGCTGGAAAAGGGCCGCGAGGAGTTTTTCTCATGA
- a CDS encoding type II toxin-antitoxin system Phd/YefM family antitoxin: MTGITATEARSNLYRLIDETAESHQPIIIMGKRNKAVLVSEEDWSAIQETLYLLSIPGMRESIREGMGASVDECDEELDW; the protein is encoded by the coding sequence ATGACCGGAATCACAGCAACTGAGGCGCGCAGCAACCTTTATCGTTTGATAGATGAAACCGCCGAGTCTCACCAACCAATCATCATCATGGGCAAGCGGAACAAAGCCGTCCTGGTGTCCGAAGAAGACTGGTCGGCAATTCAGGAAACCCTTTACCTGCTGTCCATACCAGGTATGCGGGAGTCTATTCGTGAGGGGATGGGCGCCTCAGTGGATGAATGTGATGAGGAGCTGGACTGGTGA
- a CDS encoding DUF3540 domain-containing protein yields the protein MTYNPTRPHVLGRDLGLHHATIHRRRGEAWEVLVGGRTLPARQAASCLLRPETGDLVLLSAGDSGQNHILAVLERATPGDPAHFNLPQDAVLHSPGRLTLAPEQELNCVTAKIGVHAAEAEANIGLVELTTRFLRTQAERIATTARQVDATIGELVQRLTRSQRFVQEDEECQCANLRLVVEETAVLQSRETFIQAREQVKVDGETVQLG from the coding sequence ATGACCTACAATCCAACGCGCCCTCATGTCCTGGGCCGAGACCTGGGCCTGCATCACGCCACGATCCATCGTCGCCGGGGCGAGGCCTGGGAAGTGCTCGTCGGCGGACGCACGCTGCCCGCCCGACAGGCCGCCTCCTGCCTTCTGCGCCCGGAAACCGGCGACTTGGTGCTGCTCAGCGCAGGCGACTCCGGCCAGAACCACATTCTGGCCGTGCTGGAACGCGCGACCCCCGGCGACCCCGCGCATTTCAACCTGCCCCAGGACGCGGTGCTGCACAGCCCCGGTCGACTGACCCTGGCCCCGGAACAAGAGCTGAACTGCGTCACGGCCAAAATCGGCGTCCATGCCGCCGAGGCCGAGGCCAACATCGGCCTGGTCGAGCTGACCACGCGCTTTCTGCGCACCCAGGCCGAACGCATCGCCACCACGGCCCGCCAGGTGGACGCCACCATCGGCGAGCTGGTCCAGCGCCTGACCAGATCCCAGCGCTTTGTTCAGGAAGACGAGGAATGCCAATGCGCCAACCTGCGTCTGGTGGTGGAGGAAACCGCGGTCCTGCAAAGCCGCGAAACCTTCATCCAGGCCCGGGAGCAGGTCAAGGTGGACGGCGAAACCGTTCAACTGGGGTGA
- a CDS encoding DUF4150 domain-containing protein, with translation MFALSMGPGMNLGFPDVCLTPTPVGPIPVPYPDMSYSAATAPAAYNVLTSCTPTINQLSMGLVSVGDQPGVLLGVVSHIEAGQTDYELGCITIFADGTPMQRLTSVTGQNAMGMLPNAPGVCTVPSQVTVLSLG, from the coding sequence ATGTTCGCGCTTTCCATGGGCCCCGGCATGAACCTGGGCTTTCCGGACGTCTGCCTGACCCCGACCCCGGTGGGACCGATTCCCGTCCCTTATCCGGACATGTCCTACTCCGCGGCCACGGCCCCGGCGGCCTACAACGTGCTGACCAGTTGCACGCCGACCATCAACCAGCTCTCCATGGGCCTGGTCAGCGTGGGCGACCAGCCCGGAGTCCTGCTGGGGGTGGTCTCGCACATCGAGGCCGGCCAGACCGACTACGAACTGGGCTGCATCACCATCTTCGCCGACGGTACGCCCATGCAACGCCTGACCTCGGTCACCGGCCAAAACGCCATGGGCATGCTCCCCAACGCCCCGGGAGTCTGCACCGTGCCCAGCCAGGTTACCGTGCTGTCTCTGGGGTGA